GCATTCTGTGAAAATTCTCCTTCCAGTGCAATATCAATATCTACTTCAATCGAAATTTTTGGAGCAACATCAGCATACTTTTTATTAATTTTTTCTATTCCAAAAACCTGATTATCAAAAATTAATAAGTCTCCTGCAAGATTGTTTCCTTTATCGATATGCAATCCGGCTTCATTGGTGAGTATCGTGTATTTGCTGTCATCAATTTGTTTTCCAATCCAGATTGTTAGATAAGTAATCAAAAAAGCCTGTAATGAACTCGAACCCATAATGTCTTCAACATTTTTCGTTTTGGCCAAAACCTCACGGTAACCTTTTCTGTATAAAGGTTTGCCGTCAATTATTTCATGGATCAAAACGCTGGGTATTTCTGTATCAGAATTTTTTGTCAAAACACTGTCAGGTCCGATTGAAGCTATCATAATACTTATTTTTTATGCAAATTGTGAACCTTCATTCGCAAGATATTCGCCTACATGACAGACAATCCCATCCAAAATTTCAACATCTCTATTCCAGTCAAATGTCTCCCATTCACCCTCGACCGTAGCAATCATTACCTTTTTCGATTCTGTCAAAAACCAGATTACTTTTTCTGCACCAAATTCCAACAGCTTTTTTGTCTTTATAGTAATGTAACCCATTTCTGTAAATTCTTCCAGTTCAATATCCAAATCGATTTCAATAGAAATCTTCGGCGGAACATTGGAGTAATGCTTGTTGATTTTATCAATTGTCAAAACATTTTTATCGAAAATAAGAATATCGCCTGCAAGATTATTTCTTCTGTCCAGATGCATTCCTGCTTCGTTAGTTGCGATAAGATATTTTGTTCTGTTGATTTCAGAATAAAGAATACCCAAAATATAATCAATGATAAAAAACTGTAATGAACTCGAACCCATGATATCTTCGATCTTTTTCGTTTTGGCCAAAACCTCACGGTATCCCTTTCTGTATAAAGGTTTACCGTCAATTATTTCATGGATCAAAACGCTGGGTATTTCATTGGCAGAAATCTCTGTGGAAACTTTGCCCGGACCTGGTGAAGCTATCATAGTCATTCGATTTGCTATATTCAAATAGTACTGATGCGTTAAGTTTTATTCATCAAATAGGTTCCATTGTTCATTGACATTTTGATTGATTTGACATTCAGTAAGAAGCTCTTTTAATGGAGTTTTGTCGAAAGCAGATATGCCCAATATTTGCATGATCTCATATATAGAGAGATTGCTTTTCAAGGTATGTTTGAGATAAGCTACTATTAAATAAGTGCTTATAGCAACCCATATGTGGATATTGACTGCATTTTCGGAATGTCCCCAGAGCGTTTTGATAGTCAGGTTTTGTTTGACCCACTTAAAAAAAATCTCTATTTGCCATCTTTTTTTGTAAAGTTTTGCTATTTCGAGCGCAGAAAGCATATCGTTGTTTGACAGGAAAGACAGAAGAATTTCTTTTTCATCATCGTAATATTCTACCAGCCGTAGCGGTTCGGGATATAGTTTGCTGGACTTATATCCATTGAGTATGATGGTTTTATCACTCCTGAGCCCTGACGTAGGATCAATGTTGAAATTGCTTTCTATGACCGTGTAATCCATTGTGCTCTTTGCTCTTGAGATAAAAAAGGCTCCGGACTCATTCATATCGTATAAGGCTGCAAAATCGATGTAAGCTTTATCCATGATATAGATCGCTCCTGGTGATACTAACAGCTCGTCAAGTATATTACTATCATGGTATTTGCCGTCGGTAACAAGGATAAAGGATGGGATATTTCCTCTCAGATCCAAAAGTGTATGTATTTTTATGGCTCCCCGTGAATACTTTCCTGGCGCCCAGGTGAACAGTTTCAGGCTTAGGGAAATCGTTGTTGAATCCAGTGCAAACACCTCATTTCGAACACTGACATTGGGAACTGGATTTATAGCATACAAGGGTCTGACCAAGTCTATAAGGTACTGCCCGAAGTCGGCATATATTCTCCAGTCTCTGCTCTCATTTGCACGTGAAAGTGTGGACTGATTAACGTGGCTTCTGATTCCAAGGTGATAAAGTTTGTTTTTATGTGCTTTCAGGCAAGTGCAGATGTCACGTAAGGAATTACGAGAAGTCAATTGACCAAAAAACAGTTGAATAAATTGGTTCCAGCAATTGAATTCTCGTGTGCGGAAATCGCCATTGTACTTTGATACACATTTTTCAAACTCATAATGGTCAATAAAATGCAAAAGCTGAGCAAAAACGTACTTTCCTGAATTCATAGCCTTGTGTAAAAGCCACAAAGCTAAAGGGCAAATCAAATCAAAAAATCAAAGAACGTTCGTAATTAATTTATTTACAACGTGTTATAAGTATTTTTAAAAAGTTAACGCATCACTAGTAATATTCAAATATAAAAATATGCTTTGACAATTCCTTGATATGCTTAGTAATAAGCGAATTATGATTATCAGCTTGCTTTTCGGTCATTTAATTTCAGCTTAAAACAAAAAAGCAGCGGAATCGAATTCCGCTGCCTAATATAAATGTCAAATTTAAGCTTATTCTACCACGCTCAATTTAACTGCGTTAGTTTTACGCTGTTTTGAAACCGGCATGCTCAATGTATTAATAAAGACATCACCTTTTTTCAATTCACCTTTTTCGATAAGGAAAAGTTTGATGTCTTCAATTAAATCATCTGTTGAAACACCCTGATCTTTATCGTAGAAGAACACTTTTGTTCCCCAATAAAGCGCCAACGTGTTCATCAAAACTTTGTCAGAAGTGAAGATCAACAAGCTTGCTTTCGGACGGTGATGCGAAAGACGGAAAGATGTGTATCCGGAACGCGTAACACCGATGATCGCAGCAGCACTTGTATCACGTGCCAGACGGCATGCGCTCATTACTACGTTATCATTCAGTTTGTCGATACCCGGTTTTTCGTTAACATGCGAGTGATATTTGAAATAAACAGCATTTGTGTTTTCTTCCACTTTTTCGATCGTACGGCTCATGCTTTCAACAGCAAGCAAAGGATATTTTCCTGACGCTGTTTCAGCGCTAAGCATTACTGCATCAGCTCCATCCAATACCGAATTTGCAACGTCATTAAGTTCTGCACGGGTCGCGCGAGGACTTTCGATCATACTTTCAAGCATCTGAGTTGCAACAATTACCGGTTTCCCTGCTTTGTTACATTTTTCAACGATCATTTTCTGGATCATCGGAACTTCTTCTGCTGGCAATTCAACCCCCAAATCTCCACGGGCAACCATGATACCATCCGCTGCTTCGATGATTTCATCGATGTTAGCAATAGCCTCAGGTTTTTCAATTTTCGCGATCAAACGGGCAAATTTTCCTTTGTTTGCGATGTATTCTTTTACTTTAACAATTTCAGAAGCAGTACGCACAAACGAAAGTGCTACCCATTCCACGTTATGTTCCAGTCCGAAATCAAGATCTTCGTAATCTTTCGTTGTAACCGAAGGCATTGAAACACGTGTATTTGGCAGGTTAACACCTTTTTTAGATTTCAGCAAACCTCCATAAACAACCTGGGTGATTACATCGCTTCCGTCAATTCCTGTTACCAGAACTTCAAGCTTACCATCGTCCATCAAAACACGGTCACCAACTTTTACGTCGTTGTACATGCCATCGTAAGGAGTACTTACTTTTTCAGCTGTACCTAAAACCTCTGTGTTGGAAAGAATAAGTTTATTTCCAGCCTCGATCAATACACCATCTTTTTCAGCTACGAGTCCGATACGGATTTTTGGTCCCTGCAAATCTTGTAAAATGGCAAGGTTCAATCCGAATTCTTCGTTTATTTCACGAATAGTATTAAGCCTGGCCAGGTGGTCTGCATGCGTACCATGAGAAAAGTTTAGACGAAAAACATTTACGCCGGCAACTGCCAAAGCATGAAGCATTTCTTTTGTTTCTGATGTTGGGCCTACGGTAGCAACAATTTTGGTTTTCTTGGAAGACATAGAGTTAATTGCAGTATTATATGAATTTACTAAACACAATCCACATCAATGACGACGTGGACGCCTTTTATGGTTTTATCGGTTAGAATATCAATGACTTTTTCTTGTATAAACGACTTTGCCGCCTTAAAATTAATCTTTTCTCGTTCAAGTTTGATGAGAATGTCGAACAAAAACTGATTTCTTACTCTTTCAACCAACGGAGGCTCCGGTCCGAGCACGCGACTTTGACCTAAATTGGCCGTTAATTTTTCTGCCAAAGCAACTGCGGCACGTTTCGAAGTTGCCTCGTCGATATGCTTGATTGTTATTTTGATCAACCGGGTAAATGGCGGATAATGGTATTGCTCACGCTCCACAATCTCAGCATCATACATGCCCGTGTAATCATTTTGAATAATTCTTTCCAGTATTTTCTGAGCCGGATTTGCTGTCTGGATTAAAACTTTTCCCGGTTTGTCAGCTCTTCGTCCGGCTCTTCCGCTTACCTGCGTAAGCATTTGAAAAGCACGTTCCGATGCCCTGAATTCCGGAAAGTGAATAATTCTGTCTGCATCAAAAATGCCCACCATACTCACATTGTCAAAATCCAGACCTTTGCTAACCATCTGGGTACCAACCAAAATATCCGTTCCTCCTTCTTCAAATTCCTGGATAATCTGCTGATATGCATTTTTTGCACGCGTCGTATCAAAATCCATTCTCTGAACCCTGGCGGCTGGTAAAAGCAAATGCAGCTCTTCTTCAATTTTTTCAGTCCCGTATCCGATTGTTTTCACCCGGGTTGAACCGCAGGCAGGACAAGTCCTTGGTACTTCTTCCTTATGTCCGCAATAATGGCATCGAAGTTCCCGAGCTTTCATGTGGTATGTAAGACTTACATCACAATTGGCACATTCGGAAATCCAGCTGCATTCTTCACACTGCATGTAGGGAGAATAACCGCGGCGATTCTGGAATAAAATCGTTTGTTCTTTATTATTTAAATTTGATTCAAGATGTTGGAGCAAAACTGATGAAAATTCATTTTTCATCGTTTTCTGCTTTTTTTCTTTTTTTGTGTCAATTAAAACAAAAGTAGGCAAAGCTGCATTACCAAATCGTTGTGTTATTTCAACCAAACCGTAACGGCCGCTTCTGGCGTGATAATAACTTTCCAGTGAAGGCGTTGCAGAACCCAGTAATGTTTTTGCTTTGTGCATATAAGCCATAATCACGGCTACGTCACGAGCATGATAGCGTGGAGCCGGGTCATGTTGTTTGTAGGAAGTTTCGTGTTCTTCATCCACAATAATCAGCCCGAGATTATCAAAAGGCAAAAATATTGCGGAACGAACGCCAACTACAAACTGGAATTTCCCATCCAGAATCCCTTTCCAGACTTCAACGCGTTCATTATCGGAAAATTTGGAATGATAAATTCCCATCGCATCACCGAAAACTTTTCGTAAACGGACTACGATTTGTGTTGTTAAAGCAATTTCAGGCAGCAGAAATAAAACCTGCGATCCGCTTTCCATTGCCTGTTTGATCAGTTCAATATAAACTTCTGTTTTTCCACTTCCCGTAATTCCATGCAAAAGCACAACTTCCTTTTCAGAAAAAGCTTCGTGAATTTCCTTGAAGGCGGTTTGCTGGGATTCTGTCAAATTAACAATTGCCGGCGGACCAAGCGGAATATCAGCAAAGCGGGAAACGATAATATCAAACTGTTCAAAAACTCCTTTTTTAATCAGGGTTTGCAAAGCAGAATCTGATAAGCCGTCGTCTTGTGAAAAGATTGATTTATCCAATCCTTTTTGATTCAGATCAGCATGATTATAAACCGGAACGTGGCTTAAATACCGCATCAAAATATCCTGCTGTTTCGGGATTTTATCAAGGGAAGCGGTTAATTCAACCAAGGATTTTTCAGATACAAAGGCGGAAGTCAAACGTATTTTCTTGACAACTTTTGGCTTATATTTTTCTTTAACTTCTTCAAAAAGAATGATAGCACGTTTCCCAACCAATGATTTTATTACAGCTGTAATATTTGTCTGATTGACCAATCTGGCCACTTCTTCATAAGAAAGTGTCGCATGTTTTTTTATTTCATCAAGAATAAACCGTTCCTGATCTGTCAGCAATTCTTCATAATCAAATTCAGGATTATGCTGAATTCTTGACTGACTTGTAATTTTCAATCCGGCCGGAAGTGCCACATTTAATACCTCACCGATATTACACAGATAATATTCTGAAACCCAGTTGAAAAGTTCGAGTTGCTTGGTTGTGATAATCGGCTCATCATCAAGTAATTCGAGAATATATTTAGCCTGATACTGAGCCGGAGGATTGGAATGAATGTTGGCAACAACGGCTGTGATAACCCGGTTTTTCCCAAATTGTACAATCACCCGGGCACCTACCTTAATCATCTCAGCCATCGTTCGCGGAACTCTGTAAGTGAAGAGCCTCGGAACAGGAACCGGAAGAATTAAATCGGCGAATAAGGTAATTTCGTCCTCAAAAAGGGAGGTCATTGGCAAAATCTGTTTTATTTACTTTTAAAATAGGGCAAAAGATCCTTCTGATCTATCTTTCTAACATCAAAAAAGACATTGTTCAATTGGTCGAAGTCAGAATCAGTTGTAATCAATTGAAGTCCCAGGAGTGCAGCAAGGGATGCAATCCAGAGATCATTTTTTCCCATATTTCTCGGTGTGGCAAAAAGATAAGTTTTAAATGCAGGATTAGCTATTTGCGAATAAGCATCAATTTTAGTGTAAATATCAACATTAAAATTACTGACATCAACAATATTGACCTGGTCTAAAAAGATATCAAGCAAATCCCTTCTTTTGCTTCCCCAATTATTTTGCAACGCTATGGATTTAATTTCTGCTTCTGAAACAACGGAAACATATAGTGGTAAGTTCTCTGGATTAAGAAAGCTGATTATACCGTATCCGTCAGAAGCTCTTATAACGGCAAGAATTATATTTGTATCAAATAGAAGATTCATTACTTGGTGGCATCAAGCTGAGCCATTAATTTTTCCCATTCCTCTGATGTAAATGGTTCGGCAGATTCAGCACCTCCGGAAGCCAGGATTTCCTCAGGAGAATGTGAAGTATGTGTTTTAAACAAACTAGTTTTGTTAGAATTTAACTTGGTTTTCATAGTGATTCCTTTTATAAATTCAAATATACAAAATAATAACTTGGAGCTATGAAGTACTGGAACCAGCTACTAATCTTCAATCTGTTTATTAGTGTCTTTTGGGCAACCTGCTTGTATGACGAATATGTAGAATTCTGATTTCTGTTGTTTTAACCCGGAATGAAATGCGATATCTTTCAAATTCAAATGCGCGGAAGCTGCCATCATTATCGATTTTATATCGATCTAAGGATTGATAATGAAAAGTTTCCGGTAAAGATCGAATTCTGTTTAAAATTTCTTTTTCAACTTTTTCCGCATATTCCTGAAACTCGTTTTCTTCAATAAATTGAATGATGTCAAGTAATTGCTTAATCGCCGACTTATTCCACTTGATTTTCATTAAATAGATTGGCGTCTTTTGTCGAAAAATGCCTCTACATCATTTTGATGAACAAAATTTCCATTCTCAATTTCAGAATCCGCCTTGTCCAGCGATCGATTATATTCATGTATAAAGTTTTTAGAAATTTGTTCGTCTTCCTCAAACTCCGTCTTATATTCAATAGCCAGACTATCCAAAAAAGCCAGAATAACTTTTTCTTCCTGCTCATTCCGTGTATTTACTAGAATATTCATAGGACTAAATATTATAATGAATCAGACTATTTCACCAGTTTACTGGTAATCAAATTTACATCTTTGAATTCAACAGAACTATTTCTTTTAAAGTTTTATTGAATGACCTCTACTTCCAGAACAGTCGTATTTTCCCAACTAATCATCGCATTAAATAATTTAATATGACTGTAATCAGAAATGTCGTTTTCTGAGATTCGGGCTTCTTCAATAATACCGGAATCTAAAAGAAATGCTCTTTGCGTACCTGGTAAAAGTGGCGAATCAGGTGTGAACCATTGTCCATCTTTTTGGAAAGCAACATTACAATATAATGTATCTGTAACCATTCCGTTTTTGATGATCAGAATTTCTTCTGCATCGCCGCGCTTTTCATAAAGATTATTCAACGAGGTTCGATCATCGTATTTGAATGAATAATCAATTGTATCATCATACACGGGCCGAATTTTTGTGATTGTCCGAAAATTATATGGCTCCCATTTTATGTTATCTATTTTTTCCGAATAAGCTAATCTGCATTTATAATATCCATCAGTAATGTTATCAGGAACTGAGATCAATTCCGCTAAATTCCATGAATCCGTAAAACCAAATAATTCCGTTCTGGTTTTATTCAGACGCGCTTCATGATAAGATAAATTGACCAGCTGACGATTTTTGACACAAATCGTTTCAAAGCACAATGGAAGGGACATGGGCAAATGGTAAATAAACTTTATCGATTAATTCCTGGTATTCACTATTTGCATCACTTTTGGCCGTGATTCCGCCTCCGCTTTTGAAAACAAGTTTTCCGTTTTGATTTTCGATATACCGGATCATCACGGCACTTTCAAAGTTTTCACCATCGAAATAACCCATGACGCCTGTGTAATAACCACGATTATAACCTTCTGCATCTTTAATGATTTTCAAAGTGCTGGGTTTTGGTGCGCCGCTGATGGAGCCGGCGGGAAGCAGTTTCAGTAATAAATTTCCAAATTCACCATCGAATTCGTCGGGCAAAATTCCTGCAATTTCGGAGCTTACCTGTAAAAGTGTCTTCTGGTTTGTTTCAATTTGTTCAATATAACGATAACGTTCAAGCCAGACTTTATCGGCAACCATACTGATATCATTTCTGATCAGATCAACAATCGTGGCATGTTCCGCAGCTTCTTTTGGGTTAGATAAAATGACGTTTTCTGCGTCAGGAAAAGAAGCGTCGATTGTGCCTTTCATTGGAAAGGATGAAATTTTCTTTTCTTTTATTTTGATAAAAATTTCAGGTGAAAAACAGACAAACTGATCTTTTAACCAAAATCTGTAAGGTGCTTTACTGTATTGAAAAATATCTTTTAGTCCAAGATTTGTTTCAATTTGTGTTGGAACCGAAAGATTCACTAAAAAGGAATTTCCCGCTTTAAGATTGTTGACTACATGATTGAATTTCGCTTGATATTCATCAAATGAAATTGGGTTTTTTGTGAAATGAAAATCGGGCAAAAATCCATTTCTTTTATTCTCTGAATAATTGGTAAATCCATTAAAATCAAATAAGGTTTCTGACGAATCAACCTCATCCAAACGCCAGGCAACAGGTTTTTCCAACAAAAAGTCAATAAGAAAGACAAACGGAATTTTCCGTTTCCCCCAATCGTTGAGGCATTTTGAGAAATTTTGTTTCGTGTTTGTCAATTGAAAAAATAATAATTGTAACAGGTACTTTTAACAGTCTGCAAATTTACAAAGTTCAGAAACCAATCGTTTAAATAAAGAGTTAGAACTATTATAAGGATTTAAGAAAGTGGTCAGATAAAACGTTTTGGCCGTAATCTTTTTAAATTTACTACTGAATGCCGGAAGTCAAAGGCTGACAGCAATTCCAACCAAGATTTCGAAACCAGACTCATGCATATTCACGACGTTATCATTATCGGCGGAGGCCCATGCGGACTTGCCATGGCAATTGAAGCTACCAAAAATGGTCTTGATCATTTAATTCTTGAAAAGGGAAATATCACAGAATCCATCCGCAATTATCCGCGTCGGATGCGTTTTTTTTCAACGGCTGAAAATATAGAAATAGGAGGGATTCCTTTTGCAATCTCGGAAGTAAAAGCGAACAGAAACGAAGCATTGCAGTATTATCGTAAAGTGGCGGGATATTACAATCTTAATTTCAAGCTTTTTGTGGATGTTGATCGTACGGAAAAACAAGCTGACGGAACATTTCTTGTTTATGCAAATGACGGTCAGATTTTTCAATCAAAAACTGTCGTGCTGGCGACTGGATATTTTGATGTGCCTCGCAAGCTAAATGTCCCAGGTGAAAATTTGCCGCATGTTTCTCATTATTATGATGAACCATTTAAATATTCCTATACCAATGTGGTTTTAGTTGGCGGTTCCAATTCTTCGGTAGAGGCGGCTTTGGAATTATATCGTCACGATGCACACGTCACGATTGTACATAAAGAAGCTGATTTCCGTACTAAAGTTAAATACTGGTTGGTTCCGGATGTGAAAAACCGTGTGAAGGAAGGTAAAATTCATACACGTTTTAATAGCATTACCAAGGCGATTGAACCCGGAAGAATCCAGATTGAAAATATAGAAACCGGTGAATTGGAATGGCTGCCGGCTGATTTTGTATTTCTGCTGGTAGGTTATCTTCCGGACGAGCATTTACTATTCCGATGTGGAATCGTCCTTGACCCGCAAACCAAAGTGCCAACTTTTGATCCTGAAACATTTGAAACAAATATTCCGGGCCTGTACTTGTGCGGAACGGTAATGGCTGGCGTGTTTACGGAGAAGATATTTATTGAAAATGGCCGTGATCATGCGGCGGCAATTGCTGATCATTTGATGGGACGGGAAGTGAGAAAGGTAAAGGAGTTGATTGACAGGATTTGATTAATGTTTTAAATCAAGCGGTGATAAGTTCAATTTGTGATGTGTACAATTTGAATTTATCGTCAGCTGAAATGATAGTTATATTTTCTGTTAAAGCGGTGGAAAGAATAAGTCGGTCAAAAGGGTCTTTATGTATTTCTAATAATGGAATTTGACCATAATTAGAAATATGTTTTTCCGTAATTGACAATATTTTAAAACCATTCTGATTAACTACTGAAATTATGTCTTCTATTGATGCTGGAAATTCTGATAACTTATTAGTTTTTCTGCTTAATAGCAATTTCATAAATACTTACCATACTAACATAAATAAAATTATCTACGTCTGTTAATATGCTTAAAATTTCATTACTCAATCTTTTATCGTCAAGTTGAAACCAAATAAGTATTTGTGTGTCAATAAAATAATTCATTACATATAATCTTTCATTTCATCCAATGGTTCATCAAAATCATTGGGAGTTGACATAGGTTTCCCTGCCAGATGTTGTAAGCGATTAAGCCCACCCGGTTGACGTTTTTGTTTTTCAGTCGTTTCAATTTCTTCTAGAAAAAGAACAACAACCTTAGATTTATTTTTAGTTGGAGGAGTTTCGCTGAGTGTTAAAACGCCATTTTCAAAAATTCCGCTGATTGAAGTATACATAGTTTTTCTGAATGTTTTCATCAAATTACTAAATTTTGGGTTTGAAAAGAATCGTTGACAATATTTTCTGTCAGTTTCTCACTCCGCAAACACCAATCTCCTCTTCTTTTTCTTCCTCGAAATTTTCTCTATTTTTCCAATCAATCCTTTTCCTCCAACCGCATAACCTACATTTCCAGCGAAGCTGACCGCATGAAAAGGTTCAGTGCCAACGGGTATCCACGTTTTTCCCTGGTTTACAGAAGAGCTGCTTCCTGATGGGCCAACGGCCACCAAAGCAACATCGTCTGAGCGGATCTGTGTATCGCCGTTCCAGGTTGAGTAGTGTTTGTGATAAATTGCGACAGCTTCTTTTAGTCCAAGAGGTTTGGTGCTGGTGCCATATTTCCAGGTCTCTCCGCCATCGTCAGTAAGCAGAACATTTCTGGTTGTGTCAGAAATATTTTTGTAATCTCCACCTACTGCGATTCCATCCTTTTTAGACCAGAAATGCAAACCGAAAATTCCACTTGTCGGACCAGCCGGCATTGGTGTTTCGGCTACTTTCCAGTGCCGACCGAAATCTTCGGAACGGAAAACACGAGCCATTTTACCTCCGCCGGTTCCTATAAAAACTTTATCTTTTCCAACTGCCAAAATAGAAGTTCCGCTTGCTGCAAATGATGCTTCGCCGGGTTGCCCTTCGGGACGGTTTTCCAGTGGTAATTCCTGCCAGGTTTTTCCTCCGTCTTCTGTTGTCAATATAAATAATCTGCCGTTTAAAGGATCGCCAAGGCATATTCCCTGGTTTTTATTCCAGAAATCAATACCATCCAAAAATACCCCGGTTTGTGTAGATTGGTACACAAGATTCCAGGTTTCTCCGCCATCTTCTGTGCGGTATATCCTGGCTCTTCCGGTTTCCGCTAATCCGGCACTCATGGCAACTGCGGTTTCACGGCCAAATGCATGTATATCACGGAAATCCAATGAATCACCACCAGGAACTTTCATGACAGACCAGCTTTTTCCGCCATTAACGGTGCGTAAAACAGTTCCGGATGATCCTCCGATCCAGCAAGTCGTTGGAGTAACAGCATGCACTCCACGCATATTGACCACCGTTTTTATTTTTAATATATCCCATTGCGCATATGTATTTGTAGAACTCAGGCATGTAGCTGATAGAATTATCAGGAAAATTGCAAAATAATGGTTTAACAGGAGGTTGGATAGTCTTTTTGGCACGGTATTTGAGTAAATTTAGTTAACTATGTATTTTACATCACACAAATAAAAATTTGTTATGAACAAGAATCAGAAATTTCTAATAGGAACGCTAAGCGCTTTGGTTACAGGTGTTGCAATTGGTTTGTTAGTTGCCCCAAAGAAAGGGAAAGATACGCGTAAGCTGATTAAAAGTAAAGCATATGATTTAGGCGATACTGTAAAAAGCAAAGCGGGTGATATCGGAGGAACAGCTAAGGATACATATGAAAAGAGCCTTGAAGAACTTTCAATCTTAGCTGACAAATTGAAAGAAGGGTTCTTTAAAAATGTTAATGTGGCAAAAGACAAAGCTGGTTCGGTAGCGGATAACGTTAACGAAAAAGTTAGAAGTGTTGTAAACCACAATGTATAATTGACTAATATTTAGTAATATATATGGGCCGATCCTCTTGGATCGGCCTTTTTTGTGGATTGTAAAAGCGTTTTTTCAAACGAATATTATCCAATTACACTTCCTAATTCTTTCGCCGCGGCCATACTGATTCCTTTATAAAAAATGTACTCATTCATCAGTTCATTTTCTTCATCTTCGGTTTTTGCTTTCTTTAATTGTTCCATACAGATTTTCATCTTTTCTTCAATAAAAGCTTTTTTCAGACGAAGAATATTGATGAAACTGCTTTTATCCAGCATATCAAGTTCTGACGGCACATAAATCTCAAATTTTTCCGTCCACAGCGTACTCAGTTCATATTTGTTTGTAAGCCAGCCAATCGTCAGATTTCGGACTTCTGCTTCATGATGATTCTGAAAATAATCTGTTTGCAAAACAACATCGCGACTATGATTTTCACGGAAAAGAGTCAAAAGGTGGTGAAAAACAGGATCTTTAAAATCAATTCCCTGAATTTCTCCCAGGACATATGCACAAACAGAAATGGTTGGTTCAAGCTCATGGGCTCCGTATAGAATCAAAAGACGTATAAACGCTTCCTCCTGATAATAAAGTTTTGTCCGCTGACTTGATTCTTCCACTTCTGTTGAAGCCGGACCAGATGATTCCGATTCAAAGAAATCTGGTGGTGGTCCGTCATCAGAAAATGGAATATCCTGAGGACCTTGCGGTATTGCAGGACGATTACCTCGTTCCTGAGGTTTTGGCTGCGTGTGAAGTTTCCTGAGTAATTTATTCCCTTCCGAAATAAGCATTTGCTCATCGACTTTCATCATTTCTGATGTGCGATGAAAAAATACCTGGCG
The sequence above is drawn from the Dyadobacter subterraneus genome and encodes:
- a CDS encoding PIN domain-containing protein; its protein translation is MKLLLSRKTNKLSEFPASIEDIISVVNQNGFKILSITEKHISNYGQIPLLEIHKDPFDRLILSTALTENITIISADDKFKLYTSQIELITA
- a CDS encoding WD40/YVTN/BNR-like repeat-containing protein, whose amino-acid sequence is MRGVHAVTPTTCWIGGSSGTVLRTVNGGKSWSVMKVPGGDSLDFRDIHAFGRETAVAMSAGLAETGRARIYRTEDGGETWNLVYQSTQTGVFLDGIDFWNKNQGICLGDPLNGRLFILTTEDGGKTWQELPLENRPEGQPGEASFAASGTSILAVGKDKVFIGTGGGKMARVFRSEDFGRHWKVAETPMPAGPTSGIFGLHFWSKKDGIAVGGDYKNISDTTRNVLLTDDGGETWKYGTSTKPLGLKEAVAIYHKHYSTWNGDTQIRSDDVALVAVGPSGSSSSVNQGKTWIPVGTEPFHAVSFAGNVGYAVGGKGLIGKIEKISRKKKKRRLVFAE
- a CDS encoding YtxH domain-containing protein, which produces MNKNQKFLIGTLSALVTGVAIGLLVAPKKGKDTRKLIKSKAYDLGDTVKSKAGDIGGTAKDTYEKSLEELSILADKLKEGFFKNVNVAKDKAGSVADNVNEKVRSVVNHNV